From one Thermodesulfobacteriota bacterium genomic stretch:
- a CDS encoding FMN-binding glutamate synthase family protein, translating into ALMIPGMVGKNIGEWLAKGELPKTVSQYGTQADQIFVVIEDLQDKYGADIKDIPYGAIGIYTYAEKLKTGLRQLMAGARKFRLDLLERTDLMSLTEDAARVSGIPYVMEARRDEAEKVLLG; encoded by the coding sequence GGGCCCTCATGATCCCGGGCATGGTGGGCAAGAACATCGGGGAGTGGCTCGCCAAGGGCGAGCTCCCCAAGACCGTGTCCCAGTACGGCACCCAGGCCGACCAGATCTTCGTCGTCATCGAGGACCTTCAGGACAAGTACGGCGCCGACATCAAGGACATCCCGTACGGCGCCATCGGGATCTACACCTACGCCGAAAAGCTCAAGACGGGCCTGCGGCAGCTCATGGCCGGGGCGCGCAAGTTCCGCCTGGACCTGCTGGAGCGCACCGACCTCATGTCCCTCACCGAGGACGCGGCCAGGGTCTCGGGCATTCCCTACGTCATGGAGGCCCGCCGCGACGAGGCGGAGAAGGTGCTCCTGGGTTAG